From a single Candidatus Izimaplasma bacterium HR1 genomic region:
- the hpt gene encoding Hypoxanthine-guanine phosphoribosyltransferase codes for MDKDIERVLVSKEEIDEIAKRLGVILTEEYKDKFPIVIGLLKGCVPFMARLITEIKCHIELGFMDVSSYHGGIESTGDIKIKKDLDIPVQDRHVIITEDIVDTGRTIKVIMDLLKYRGAKSVSVVTLLDKPAGRVVKLDPEYIGVTIPKEFVVGYGLDFDEKYRNLPYVGVLKKEVYSK; via the coding sequence ATGGATAAAGATATTGAAAGAGTATTAGTGTCTAAAGAAGAAATTGATGAAATAGCTAAAAGATTAGGAGTAATCTTAACCGAAGAATATAAAGACAAATTCCCTATCGTAATAGGTTTATTAAAGGGATGCGTACCATTTATGGCTAGACTGATTACTGAAATAAAATGTCATATTGAACTTGGATTTATGGATGTATCAAGTTATCATGGTGGAATTGAATCTACTGGTGATATCAAAATTAAAAAAGATTTAGACATTCCCGTACAAGATCGTCATGTAATTATTACTGAAGATATCGTTGATACAGGAAGAACAATTAAGGTTATTATGGATTTATTAAAATATCGTGGTGCTAAAAGTGTCAGTGTAGTTACTCTACTAGACAAACCTGCAGGACGTGTTGTAAAATTAGATCCCGAATATATTGGTGTAACCATACCAAAAGAGTTCGTTGTAGGATATGGTTTAGACTTTGATGAAAAATACCGCAACCTACCGTATGTAGGCGTACTTAAAAAAGAGGTATATAGTAAGTAA
- a CDS encoding Vacuole effluxer Atg22 like protein, which yields MFKLPKLTKKERAWVLYDIANSAFILTVITIFFPILYEMIYMAPHVASGISKYILEAGEEILNPEYTRLWIGTSGVTGGTQIFKYMTSILALVVAIISPMIGSWSNYKGNKRKFFIIFLAVAMIGGVGLAIPGYGWLTLLVIFFITSMGYNLTNVIYDAFLVDVTTEERFDEISATGFAWGYIGSLIPFFVGLIPYGLVLFGFVKPGFLGLDTFQLERLGISFAFLVSIAWWIYYSLPLLRDVEQTFELESGENDLKESLKRLRVTLGELWNYKHILLFLIAYLLYIDVVNSVIRLATNLGGDLGVGAMTMLGVVVMVQVVAFPSALLYGRLVKKFGNKRMIFYGILIYAIGVYMVYLIQDASTIYFMWIVGFLIGTAQGGIQSVSRSYYAKMVPYEKANDFFGFFSVFGRFAGIFSPFLIAFYQSESRLGTNKAVLLLLIPLAIASFLLIFVKPPVKEKAIEE from the coding sequence ATGTTTAAATTACCGAAATTAACAAAGAAAGAAAGAGCATGGGTTCTATATGATATAGCGAATTCTGCTTTTATTTTAACTGTAATAACAATTTTCTTCCCTATTTTATACGAAATGATTTATATGGCACCACATGTTGCCTCTGGAATTAGTAAATACATCTTAGAAGCAGGAGAGGAAATTCTTAATCCTGAATATACAAGATTATGGATTGGTACTTCAGGTGTAACGGGTGGTACTCAAATATTCAAATATATGACTTCAATTTTAGCTTTAGTAGTTGCTATTATTAGTCCAATGATTGGATCTTGGAGTAACTATAAAGGAAATAAAAGAAAATTCTTCATTATATTCTTAGCTGTTGCTATGATTGGTGGAGTTGGGCTTGCTATTCCTGGTTATGGATGGTTGACTTTATTAGTAATATTCTTTATTACTAGCATGGGTTATAACTTAACCAACGTTATATATGATGCATTCTTAGTAGATGTAACTACTGAAGAACGATTTGATGAAATCAGTGCAACAGGTTTTGCTTGGGGGTATATCGGTAGTTTAATTCCGTTCTTTGTTGGATTAATTCCTTACGGATTAGTGCTATTTGGATTTGTTAAACCAGGATTTCTTGGATTGGATACATTCCAATTAGAACGTTTAGGAATTAGTTTTGCATTCTTAGTATCTATTGCTTGGTGGATCTATTATTCATTACCTTTATTAAGAGATGTAGAACAAACATTCGAACTAGAGTCAGGTGAAAATGATCTAAAAGAGTCTTTAAAACGATTGAGAGTTACATTAGGAGAATTGTGGAATTACAAACACATCTTACTATTCTTAATTGCTTACTTATTATATATTGATGTTGTTAACTCGGTAATTCGATTAGCTACGAACTTAGGTGGAGATTTAGGTGTTGGAGCTATGACAATGCTTGGAGTAGTTGTAATGGTACAAGTAGTTGCATTCCCTTCTGCATTACTATATGGTCGCCTAGTTAAGAAGTTTGGTAATAAACGTATGATTTTCTATGGTATTCTTATTTATGCCATTGGAGTATACATGGTTTATCTAATTCAAGACGCAAGTACTATATATTTTATGTGGATCGTTGGATTCCTTATTGGTACAGCTCAGGGTGGTATTCAATCTGTAAGTAGAAGCTACTATGCAAAAATGGTTCCTTATGAAAAAGCAAATGATTTCTTTGGCTTCTTCAGTGTATTCGGACGTTTTGCTGGAATTTTCTCGCCATTCCTAATTGCATTTTACCAATCAGAATCTCGTTTAGGAACTAATAAAGCAGTTTTATTATTATTAATTCCATTGGCGATAGCTAGCTTCTTATTAATCTTTGTTAAACCACCTGTTAAGGAAAAGGCAATTGAAGAATAA
- a CDS encoding LytTr DNA-binding domain protein produces MFKLKINKSEHKLVKEKLKLVETPKYSYVVTDDKELVEDDKLNIVFNHAEITKVSNLLDLIVQGEELFITGNNEFGQKRIECRNFYYFIVEEDDVYGVLGQSKLIIRMKLYEIEEILNPKDFIRSSKYCLVNIGKIDYIKAALNSKLDLLMKNGEHLEVNRSYLKEFKKALKV; encoded by the coding sequence ATGTTCAAACTCAAAATAAATAAAAGCGAACATAAACTAGTTAAGGAAAAACTTAAATTAGTCGAAACACCTAAGTATAGTTATGTTGTCACTGACGATAAGGAACTTGTTGAGGACGACAAACTAAACATAGTGTTTAATCATGCAGAAATTACAAAAGTATCTAATCTTCTGGATTTAATTGTCCAAGGTGAGGAGCTATTTATTACTGGTAATAATGAATTTGGACAAAAAAGGATTGAGTGTCGTAATTTCTATTATTTTATAGTAGAAGAAGATGATGTTTATGGTGTTCTTGGACAATCGAAATTGATTATTCGAATGAAATTATATGAAATTGAAGAAATATTGAATCCAAAGGATTTTATTCGTTCTAGCAAATATTGTCTAGTTAATATTGGTAAAATCGATTATATCAAAGCAGCATTAAATTCAAAACTAGATCTATTAATGAAGAATGGGGAACATTTGGAAGTTAATAGAAGCTATCTTAAAGAATTCAAAAAAGCACTAAAAGTATAA
- the maf gene encoding Septum formation protein Maf, which produces MKNNYILASKSPRRRELLKLLGIDFTINASNICEDLKEGLTNEEIVMDLAFQKAEDILKNSIGSIVLGFDTLVILDGIPLGKPKDRSDAFIMIKSLSGRKHRVLTGCAILGEDIKDIFYDYADVYFNEMSVDEINEYLDTDEPYDKAGAYGIQGYGAKYIKKIEGDYYSVMGVPLQKLYNKLRDL; this is translated from the coding sequence TTGAAGAATAATTACATCTTAGCTAGTAAGTCTCCAAGAAGAAGAGAGCTTCTTAAATTACTTGGTATTGATTTTACTATAAATGCTAGCAATATTTGTGAAGATTTGAAGGAAGGTCTAACAAATGAAGAAATAGTTATGGACTTGGCTTTTCAAAAAGCAGAGGATATATTGAAAAATAGTATCGGGAGTATTGTATTAGGTTTTGATACACTAGTTATATTGGATGGTATTCCTCTAGGGAAACCAAAAGACAGATCAGATGCATTTATAATGATTAAAAGCTTATCTGGTAGAAAACATAGAGTATTAACAGGATGTGCTATTCTTGGGGAGGACATAAAAGATATATTTTACGATTATGCTGATGTTTATTTCAATGAAATGTCAGTTGATGAAATAAATGAGTATTTAGATACTGATGAACCATATGATAAGGCCGGAGCTTACGGTATTCAAGGTTATGGAGCTAAGTATATTAAGAAAATTGAAGGAGATTACTACTCAGTGATGGGTGTTCCACTTCAAAAACTATATAACAAACTAAGAGATCTTTAA
- the tilS gene encoding tRNA(Ile)-lysidine synthase: protein MKWVIKVKTNIVEHVKDKKLFTETEPIVVALSGGIDSMVLFDIIHQLNNNVIIAHVNHNKRSESIVEYKYIETMANEINIPFEGYSIEETTDNFHHESRLKRYEFFRAIAQKYHSTKIVVAHHLDDQVETVLMRIVRGTSFSGYSGIKEIRYDRNVSIIRPLMEITKEDIVEYSKENNIKFFEDSSNSEDIYTRNRFRHNIIPLLKEENPNLNKKIIQLAEYIDSANEVLEEKTKEFLKAYSMYSNVSLVDFNNLNKVLKIKVIQHMVNNTTNNTVEVSYEQYNAIIDICLSSTPNQTYSLPNTYLFVKEYDVIYIKKEVPIIPISIEVTKEGEYFVDDNKSYIFSNNKITHNYRNYFELCYNELVFPLHIRQRKNGDKMSLKIGSKKVKDILIDKKIPKSERDRLLVLTNDDVVLWIPGVKKSHQDQQNPKKLYIYEVE from the coding sequence ATGAAATGGGTGATTAAAGTGAAAACAAACATAGTAGAACACGTTAAAGATAAAAAATTATTTACAGAAACCGAACCAATTGTCGTAGCACTTAGTGGTGGTATTGATTCAATGGTGCTTTTTGATATAATACATCAATTAAACAACAATGTTATAATCGCCCATGTTAATCACAATAAGCGATCTGAATCAATTGTTGAATACAAATATATTGAAACTATGGCAAATGAGATAAACATCCCATTTGAAGGTTATTCTATTGAAGAAACTACTGACAATTTTCATCATGAATCAAGACTCAAAAGATATGAATTTTTTAGAGCTATAGCTCAAAAATATCATTCAACTAAAATTGTCGTGGCACATCATTTAGATGATCAAGTTGAAACAGTGTTAATGCGAATTGTAAGAGGAACTAGTTTTAGCGGATACTCCGGAATCAAAGAAATCAGATACGACCGAAATGTATCAATAATTCGACCTTTAATGGAAATTACAAAAGAGGACATTGTTGAGTATTCAAAAGAAAATAATATCAAGTTTTTCGAGGATTCTTCAAATAGTGAAGATATTTATACAAGAAATAGATTTAGACACAACATTATCCCACTATTAAAAGAGGAGAATCCTAACCTAAACAAAAAGATTATTCAACTAGCTGAGTACATTGATTCAGCCAATGAAGTTCTAGAAGAAAAAACAAAGGAATTCTTAAAGGCATATTCAATGTATAGCAATGTTAGTTTGGTAGATTTTAATAATCTAAATAAAGTGTTAAAGATCAAGGTTATTCAACACATGGTAAACAATACTACAAACAATACAGTGGAAGTTAGTTATGAACAATATAATGCCATCATTGATATTTGCTTATCATCCACTCCAAATCAAACTTATTCTCTTCCAAATACATATTTATTTGTTAAAGAATATGATGTTATCTACATAAAAAAAGAAGTGCCCATTATTCCTATATCTATCGAAGTAACCAAAGAAGGAGAGTACTTTGTAGACGATAATAAAAGTTATATTTTTAGTAACAATAAAATAACACATAATTATAGAAATTATTTTGAATTATGTTATAATGAATTAGTGTTTCCTTTACACATTAGACAAAGAAAAAATGGTGATAAAATGTCACTTAAAATTGGCTCTAAAAAAGTGAAGGATATCTTAATTGATAAAAAAATTCCAAAGTCTGAAAGAGATAGATTATTAGTTCTAACAAACGATGATGTTGTCCTTTGGATACCAGGAGTTAAAAAATCACATCAAGATCAACAAAACCCTAAAAAATTATATATATATGAGGTGGAATAA